In Acidobacteriota bacterium, a single genomic region encodes these proteins:
- a CDS encoding FAD-binding oxidoreductase: protein MRTADVVIVGGGIVGASIAYHLVAAGCRDVLILERETAQGKGSTGKSMGGVRAQFSTPVNIRMSLYSIPFYADFEERVGHPSGYRAQGYLFLATSAKHLEYLERNQATQKALGLKQARMVSAEDVRELYPQLRTDDVLGGAFCPTDGFVDPYSAMVGFTQWALERGAHIQRSTEVTGIAVVNDGVEACRVSGVRIAVGTSQETISTSVVVNAAGPWAAGVAKLAGAALPVEPLRRMLVPTEPFDGFPHSAPMIIDMSTGFHFRPEARGFLLAWNDPEETFGFRTDYEPAFTEKILTRAAERVPCFADVPVNPKRAWAGLYEITPDHHSILGESDEVKGLFFANGFSGHGVMHAPATGKIVSDLILHGTTELIDARVLRPGRFAAGEMIHETAVL, encoded by the coding sequence GCAGGGCAAAGGCTCGACTGGCAAGAGCATGGGCGGAGTGCGCGCGCAGTTCTCCACGCCGGTGAACATCCGGATGTCGTTGTACTCGATCCCGTTCTATGCGGATTTCGAGGAGCGCGTTGGCCACCCTTCTGGATACCGCGCGCAGGGATATCTATTCCTCGCGACGAGCGCGAAGCACCTCGAATACCTGGAGCGGAATCAGGCCACGCAGAAAGCGCTCGGGCTGAAGCAGGCGCGGATGGTCAGCGCGGAAGATGTCCGCGAGCTGTATCCCCAGCTCAGGACCGACGACGTGCTCGGTGGCGCGTTCTGCCCCACGGACGGCTTCGTCGATCCCTACAGCGCGATGGTCGGCTTCACGCAGTGGGCGCTGGAACGCGGCGCGCACATCCAGCGCAGCACGGAAGTCACCGGCATCGCCGTTGTCAATGACGGCGTCGAAGCCTGCCGCGTGAGTGGGGTGAGGATAGCCGTGGGGACATCACAAGAAACCATCTCGACTTCGGTCGTGGTGAACGCCGCGGGCCCATGGGCGGCAGGCGTGGCGAAGCTCGCGGGAGCGGCGCTGCCGGTCGAGCCGTTGCGCCGGATGCTTGTCCCCACCGAGCCATTCGACGGATTCCCACACTCCGCGCCGATGATCATCGATATGTCCACCGGTTTCCACTTCCGTCCGGAAGCGCGCGGATTCCTGCTGGCCTGGAACGATCCTGAAGAGACATTCGGTTTTCGCACCGACTACGAACCGGCGTTCACGGAGAAGATACTCACGCGCGCGGCTGAGCGCGTGCCGTGTTTCGCCGACGTGCCGGTGAATCCGAAACGCGCGTGGGCAGGACTGTACGAGATCACGCCCGACCACCATTCCATCCTCGGCGAATCGGACGAAGTGAAGGGACTGTTCTTCGCCAACGGGTTCTCCGGGCACGGCGTGATGCACGCGCCGGCGACGGGGAAGATCGTCAGCGACCTCATCCTGCATGGGACCACGGAGCTCATCGACGCGCGCGTGCTCCGGCCGGGACGCTTCGCCGCGGGCGAAATGATCCACGAGACCGCGGTGCTGTGA